The region TAAGGTAGGTAAAGTAGCCAAGACCGGCGAGCTTGCAAATATGGCAAGTGGGTTTGGCCTGGTTATGTTAGTTGCGTTTGCTGCATTGACTGTCAACAAGCGTAAGAAATAGTAAATTAACAAGCTGCAATTTAGCAGCTTGTCATTAAAATGAATCCAATTGAAGAGAGGAATAAAATTATGAAAACACAAATGCATGCAAATGTTTTCAAGAAAAAATGCTTGGCATCTATAACAGCTATGCTCATGGCAGCTTTGCTCGTTGTGCCAGCTAATGTTAAGGCAGTGGGAGGAAATGAGCCTACGGACCCAGAGTGCAATGATTTAGATGCAGATTTGAAATCTGGTGCTGATAGTGGAAGTGATGTTATCACTAAGAAAAAAGATGATGTAATGAGTTTCACAGGTGTACTTGGTGTAACAAAGATAAAGGATCAATTAGATGCTAAGAAGAATTCATTCAATAAATCATTCAAAAATATTTACGGTACAACAATCACAGATTGGTCAATAATATCTTTAACTGATGATGACGGTAAGACCACTGTTAAGACGTCTTTTACCGCAACATTAACATTACCCGATGGCTTGGAATTTACGGAAAATCCGACGGCTGGCCTTAGCGGTGCAAATAATAACTTTGAAATTACTAAACAAGATGGTCTAAAGATCGACAGAAAAACAAGAACTGCTACAGTCACTATGACATTAACCAAATTAGCTTATGTTAAAAACTTTCAACAGCTAGAAGAAAAAGTAAAAGGTGTAAATGAAGATCTTGAAGTTACTTTGAAAGGCGTTAAGTTTTCTAAGGAATCTAAAGGAAATACGCCATATATCATAACAGGCCAAGTATCAGGTGATTTTAGTGCCACTGCAAAATATTTATTTGTTAGTAGTATTAAAAAAGATTTTAAATTTAAATGGACTGGCAAGCAAACTGATGCTGGTAAATACAAGGATAGAAATGATATCGCTATTGCTGTTCAGTACGCTGCTGCTCCAGCCCCAGATCCAGATCCAGCTCCAGCCCCAGCTCCAGTTGAACCAGAAGTAGAAATTCCGTATGTTCCAAGTGACCCTGTAGAGCCAGTTGTTACTGAAGTTGTAGAGCCTAAGGTAGGCAAAGTTGCCAAGACAGGTGAGATGGCTAATACCGTTAACCAATTAGGCTTAATTATCCTAGCTGCCGCTAGCGTTGTAATTGCCAAGAAACACTAACATAACTATCAGCTTGAGATAGTTAACATAAGCCAGCCTATAACGGCTGGCTTTTTCAGTAGATGAGAAATTTTAAATGCCTACTTACCGGGGTGAAGAATCACAACTTTGAAATTATCACTGATTAACTACACACCGTCATATATAAATACTTGACAAGCTTCTAATATGCCTGTATACTTCAACATGTTGTGCGTGAGGTAGGATAAGTGGCAGATTTAGAGAAGACAGAAGAAATCAACGAATTGTTGGACCTATACCTGCCTTTACTGACAGAGAAACAGCAGACAGCCCTAGAGCTAGTCTATCAAGAAGACATGAGCATGCAAGAAGCAGCTTCTCTCCTAGGCATAACGAAGCAGACAGTCCATTTTAATGTGCAGAGTGGACTTAAGCATATTACAAAACTGGAAGCGAATTTGCATTTGCTCAAACGAAACAAACAATTGGACACGTTTATTTCTAAGTACAAGCAGATGAAAGAAGCAAACTTTGACTTTAGCCAATTGCAGGCTGATTTAACAGAATTACAGGTAGGAAACTAAAGCATGGCACTGTTTACAAATTTATCAGACAAGCTGCAAGCAATAACACGTAAGCTAGGTGGTAAGACACGCTTAACTGAAAAAGACATTGATCAGATGATGCGTGAAATCCGTTTAGCCTTGCTTGATGCTGACGTTTCAATCCAAGTTGTTAAAGAATTTATCAACGATGTCAAAGTTAAAGCCCATGGCCAAGATGTCATGGCTAGCTTGAGCCCAGGCCAGCAGGTAGTTAAGATCGTTCGAGATAATTTGGCGGCTGTCTTAGGTGGCGCCAATGCCAAATTAGAATTTGCCTCAGGCCCACTTACAGTTATCATGCTTTATGGTCTGCAGGGCTCTGGTAAGACAAGTACAGCTGCTAAGTTAGCTTTGTATTTGAAGAAGTTAGGCAAGCAGACTTTACTCTGCTCAGTCGATACCCATCGACCAGCTGCTGCTTTACAGCTGAAGGTTTTAGCTGATAGCATCAATGTCCCTTGCTTCATTCAACCAGATGAGAAGGACGCAACTGTTATTGCTAAGGCAGCTTTGGACAAAGCTACATATTTGATGTCCGATGTCTTAATCGTAGATACAGCTGGTCGCCAGATTGTTGATGATGAACTGATGGACGAGTTAAAGGCTATTGACAAGATTGTCAAACCAACTGAACGCTTGTTAGTTGTCGATGCGATGTTAGGTCAAGAATCAGTCAAGATTTGGCAAGCATTTGACGAAGCTGTCGGTGTTTCTGGCTTTATCATGACTAAGCTAGATGGCGATGCTAGAGGCGGTGCGGCTTTATCTATTCATAAGTTGAGCAACAAGGCAATCAAGTTCGTGACAACTGGTGAAAAGGTTGAGGCCTTGCAGGAATTTTATCCTGAACGCATGGCTGACAGAATTTTAGGCATGGGCGATGTGCTCAGCCTGATTGATCAAGTGACAGCTAAGGTTGACAAAGAGAAGATGACCCAGACAATTGATGATCTGAGTCAGAACAAGTTCACTTTGGCTACGATGTTGACTCAATTTGAGCAAGTCAAGAAGATGGGTTCATTGAAAGACATTGTCGGTATGTTGCCAGGCATGGCCAATGCCAAGCTTGATGAGAGCAAACTTGATGATCGAGTAATTGACTACAATATCGCTATCATTCGGTCTATGACGCTTAAAGAACGCTTGCATCCTAATTTGCTTGATGCTTCCAGACGTAAGCGCATTGCCAAAGGCTCTGGCCGCTCAGTTTCTGAGATCAATCTCTTGATCAAGCAATATGAGCAGACTAATAAGCTGATGAAACAGTTCCAGTTGCCTAAGCTCAAGAACAAGAACAAAAAGGGCAAGGCCAAAGGCAGCTTCAATCCGTTCAAGAAGTTGTTCGGTAATCAGTCAGCGATGGTCAGCCAAGAGAGTATGGCCGAACAAGCTAAGAAATTACTCAATGATCCGAGCATGCTGAACAATAAGCAAAATCCATTCAAATGGTAAAATAATTAAGTTAAAGACGATTGACCGTAAGGCAATTGAAATATATTAAAGGAGTTTAACTATGGCAGTTAAAATCAGATTAAAGAGAATTGGTATGAAGAAGCAACCACATTATCGTGTAGTTGTTGCTGATGCACGTGCACCACGTGATGGACGTTTTATCGAAGAGATTGGTTATTACAATCCAAAGTCTGAACCTGTTAGCTTACAATTAGATTTAGCTAAGGTCGATGAGTGGATTAAAAACGGCGCCCAACCAACTGAAACTGTTCGTTCTTTGATCCGCAAGGCAAAAGAGCAGCAGTAAGGAATGAGCAATGGAAAGACAAAGACGTCAAAGAATTTTAGATAATGTTTCTTATGAGCAAGCTTTAGTTGAATTACACGATCTTTTGCAGATCTTAGTTGAACCATTGGTTGAGCATAAGGACGAGATTAAGATTGTACCTGTTGAAAAAGAGCATCAAGTTGTTTTGCAATTATACGTGCACAACGATGATATGGGCCGCGTAATTGGTCGTGCTGGTAAGCGAGCACAGGCAATTCGTTCTTTGATCAAAGCGAAGGCTAGTCGCGTTGGCGTTAGGGTGGCAGTCGATATTGTTGATAATATAGCTTAATTTATTAGAAAAGCTCAGGTTGCTTCATATAACTTGAGCTTTTTATATTTGTAGGTGGCAAATGCGTAGCTTAAAGCAGTACTTAAAGGTTGGCCAGATTCGTACCGCACATGGTGTGCATGGCGCTTTCAAAATCGAATTATTTTCTGACGATGTCGCACGTTTAGCCTATTTGAAAAGTGCGAGATTCGTTAATCCACATGCTGAAAACGATTATCGCGATGTGGAATTGTCCTTGCAGGGGAGAAAACCAGAATCCTTGATTTTAGCAGCCTTAAATATCGAAAGCCGTGAGGAGATCATGGCATATCAGAATTGGTATGTAGAAGTTGAACGCAAAGATGCTAAAAATTTGGCTGAAGGCGAGTTCTTTGTATGTGACTTATTGCATTGCCAAGTTATCGATGCCAAATATGGTGAAATTGGCGAGGTGAAAGACCTTTTACAGAACACGTCGCAAGATGTGTTTGTGATAGCCAAAGCAGGTGAAGCAGATATTTTATTGCCGAAAGTTAAAGCGTTTATACAGGCAATCGATATTGAAAAT is a window of Amygdalobacter nucleatus DNA encoding:
- a CDS encoding sigma factor-like helix-turn-helix DNA-binding protein, giving the protein MADLEKTEEINELLDLYLPLLTEKQQTALELVYQEDMSMQEAASLLGITKQTVHFNVQSGLKHITKLEANLHLLKRNKQLDTFISKYKQMKEANFDFSQLQADLTELQVGN
- the ffh gene encoding signal recognition particle protein, whose product is MALFTNLSDKLQAITRKLGGKTRLTEKDIDQMMREIRLALLDADVSIQVVKEFINDVKVKAHGQDVMASLSPGQQVVKIVRDNLAAVLGGANAKLEFASGPLTVIMLYGLQGSGKTSTAAKLALYLKKLGKQTLLCSVDTHRPAAALQLKVLADSINVPCFIQPDEKDATVIAKAALDKATYLMSDVLIVDTAGRQIVDDELMDELKAIDKIVKPTERLLVVDAMLGQESVKIWQAFDEAVGVSGFIMTKLDGDARGGAALSIHKLSNKAIKFVTTGEKVEALQEFYPERMADRILGMGDVLSLIDQVTAKVDKEKMTQTIDDLSQNKFTLATMLTQFEQVKKMGSLKDIVGMLPGMANAKLDESKLDDRVIDYNIAIIRSMTLKERLHPNLLDASRRKRIAKGSGRSVSEINLLIKQYEQTNKLMKQFQLPKLKNKNKKGKAKGSFNPFKKLFGNQSAMVSQESMAEQAKKLLNDPSMLNNKQNPFKW
- the rpsP gene encoding 30S ribosomal protein S16, translating into MAVKIRLKRIGMKKQPHYRVVVADARAPRDGRFIEEIGYYNPKSEPVSLQLDLAKVDEWIKNGAQPTETVRSLIRKAKEQQ
- a CDS encoding KH domain-containing protein, yielding MERQRRQRILDNVSYEQALVELHDLLQILVEPLVEHKDEIKIVPVEKEHQVVLQLYVHNDDMGRVIGRAGKRAQAIRSLIKAKASRVGVRVAVDIVDNIA
- the rimM gene encoding ribosome maturation factor RimM (Essential for efficient processing of 16S rRNA) encodes the protein MRSLKQYLKVGQIRTAHGVHGAFKIELFSDDVARLAYLKSARFVNPHAENDYRDVELSLQGRKPESLILAALNIESREEIMAYQNWYVEVERKDAKNLAEGEFFVCDLLHCQVIDAKYGEIGEVKDLLQNTSQDVFVIAKAGEADILLPKVKAFIQAIDIENGVIKTAMPDGLYELYRAEK